One window of the Manihot esculenta cultivar AM560-2 chromosome 14, M.esculenta_v8, whole genome shotgun sequence genome contains the following:
- the LOC110631319 gene encoding protein JINGUBANG: protein MLGIMQCHSHSAYDSESLCSQPSLRSVPSLSSQPHHQKFLSGIDHHCLATLKGHQSYISSLTLAGKFLYGGSSDKEIRFWKRNQLDSELDHESLCNNVVAVGKGAVKSLVVLADKLFSAHQDHKIRVWKISNQEPDQQKYTHLATLPTLGDRALKILLPKNQVQIRRHKTCTWVHHVDTVSALALSKDESLLYSVSWDRTLKIWRTSDFKCLESVFSAHDDAINAVAASSDGDVYTGSADKKIKVWRKSSGEKKHSLVDTLERHNSGINALALGTDGSVLYSGSCDRSILVWEKDGGDGGMVVMGALRGHTQSILCLVVVCDLVCSGSADKTIRVWKCVERNYSCLAVLEGHKGPVKCLTATIDEHNHSHTSYLIYSGSLDCDMKVWRLNVPIHL from the coding sequence ATGTTGGGAATCATGCAATGCCACTCCCACTCGGCGTATGATTCTGAATCTCTTTGCTCACAGCCTAGTCTTCGGTCGGTTCCTTCACTTTCCTCACAACCCCATCACCAGAAATTCCTCTCCGGCATCGACCACCACTGCCTCGCCACTCTCAAGGGTCACCAGAGTTATATATCCTCGCTCACCCTAGCTGGAAAGTTCCTCTATGGTGGCTCCTCAGACAAAGAAATCCGATTTTGGAAACGAAACCAGCTGGACTCAGAACTAGATCATGAAAGCCTATGCAACAACGTAGTAGCTGTGGGGAAAGGTGCAGTGAAATCTCTTGTAGTTTTAGCTGATAAACTCTTTAGCGCTCATCAAGACCACAAAATCCGAGTATGGAAAATCAGCAACCAAGAACCTGATCAACAAAAATATACCCATTTAGCCACGCTACCCACACTTGGTGACCGAGCCTTAAAGATTCTATTACCAAAGAACCAGGTTCAGATTAGAAGACACAAAACATGCACATGGGTTCATCACGTCGATACAGTCTCTGCACTTGCCTTGTCAAAGGACGAGTCCCTTCTGTATTCCGTTTCATGGGATAGGACACTGAAGATATGGAGGACAAGTGACTTCAAATGTTTGGAGTCAGTATTCAGTGCACACGATGATGCCATAAACGCAGTGGCAGCTTCAAGTGATGGCGATGTATATACAGGATCAGCAGACAAGAAAATCAAGGTGTGGAGGAAAAGTTCAGGGGAGAAGAAGCATTCCCTAGTGGATACGTTAGAGAGACACAACTCAGGGATTAACGCCCTGGCACTAGGCACCGATGGGTCTGTTCTATACTCCGGTTCCTGCGATCGGTCCATACTGGTGTGGGAGAAGGATGGCGGCGACGGTGGCATGGTAGTTATGGGTGCTCTAAGAGGACATACACAGTCCATATTGTGCTTAGTAGTTGTGTGTGATTTGGTGTGTAGTGGTTCTGCAGACAAAACCATAAGAGTTTGGAAATGTGTTGAAAGGAATTATTCATGTTTGGCAGTATTGGAAGGGCATAAAGGGCCTGTCAAGTGCTTGACAGCAACAATTGACGAGCACAACCATTCTCATACATCGTACCTTATTTACAGTGGGAGTTTGGATTGTGATATGAAGGTGTGGCGGCTTAATGTCCCTATTCATCTCTAG